The Chitinibacter bivalviorum genomic interval GCGTGAATGGCGCGGGTAAAACCACGTCGATTGGTAAATTGGCCAAATACTTCCAAAGCCAAGGCAAGAGCGTGTTGCTGGCGGCCGGCGATACGTTTCGCGCGGCTGCGCGCGAGCAGCTGGTTGTCTGGGGCGAGCGCAATGGCGTGCATGTGATTGCGCAGGAATCGGGCGACGCAGCAGCGGTGGCGTTTGACGCGGTGAATGCCGCCAAAGCGCGCGGTATTGATGTGGTGATTGTCGATACTGCGGGTCGTTTGCCAACGCAATTGCACTTGATGGAAGAAATCAAAAAAGTAAAACGCGTGGTGCAAAAAGCCGACCCGACTGGCCCACACGAAATTATGCTGGTGCTCGATGCCAACACTGGGCAAAACGCCTTGGCGCAAACCAAATCATTCGACGATGCACTGGGTTTGACCGGCTTGGTGCTGACGAAGCTCGACGGTACAGCCAAAGGTGGCGTGATTGCTGCCATTGCCAAAAATCGCCCAGTGCCGCTACGCTTTATCGGCGTGGGTGAAACGATCGATGATCTACGCCCATTTGTGGCCAAGGATTATATCGACGCGCTGTTTGAATAAGCTTAGATTTGCTTGCCGATGACGCTGCCTACGCTCACGACTTCACGTTTGATATTGCGTGCTTTGCGAGATACGGATGCGCAGTATGTCGCTGAGTTGGCGGGAGAATGGGCTGTTGCAGGCAATACTGGGCGGATTCCATTTCCATATACCGAGATCATGGCGGCTGAGTTTATCGCCTATCAGTCGCAGGCGGCCAAAGACGGGCGGGAGTGGGTATTTGCAGTCTGCCGCCAAGATGATGCGAGCTTACTCGGCTGTGTGGGCGTCAGTATGGAAGGTGATGTGGCCGAGCTGGGGTATTGGTTTGGGCAGCAGCACTGGGGGCAGGGTTACGCGACAGAAGCAGGTCGGGCGGTGGTTGATTTTGCCTTTGTCCATGCGCGGCCGACGCGAATCATGTCTGATCATTTGCCTGCTAATGTCGCCAGTGGCCAAGTTCTGGACAAACTGGGCTTCGAATTTTGCGGGCTACGCACTGTGAATTGGCGCGATGGCCAAGCGATCGATTTATTGCAATACCAATTGAATTGCACCGACTGGGCGAAAACCCAAACGCATGAGGATTTGTATGATTCAGTTTCAGCAAGTCAGTAAAAGTTATCCGGGTGGTTTTGACGCCATCAAAAACCTGAGTTTTGAGATCCCCACCGGCGAGCTGGTCTTTTTGGCTGGGCATTCGGGCGCTGGTAAATCGACCTTGCTTAAATTGATTGCGGGCATCGAAAAGCCCAGTAGCGGCGCGGTATTGCTCAATGGGCAAAATCTGGCTCGCATGAGTCGTGGCTCGCTGCCGTTTGTGCGTCGCCATTTGGGGCTGATCTTTCAAGACCACAAGATTTTGTACGACCGCAGCGTGTTTGATAATGTGCGCTTACCGCTCGATATTATTGGTTTTGACCATCAGGAAGGCCGCCGTCGCGTGTTGGCTGCGCTCGATAAAGTGGGGCTGGCGGGTAAGGAAAAACTCAATCCGATTTCATTGTCAGGTGGCGAGCAGCAGCGCCTGTGCATTGCGCGCGCGGTGGTGCATCGTCCGTCGATTTTGCTGGCCGATGAGCCAACGGCAAATCTGGATCGCGATTACGCGCATGATATTTTGGAATTGTTTAAATCATTCCACCAAGTGGGCGTGACGCTGGTGATTTCCGCCCACGATGAATCGTTGATGGCCGATTATGGTCGTCGCATTTTGCGCCTGAAACACGGCCAATTTACCGCTTAAGGGGAACGATATGAAAGCCTGGATCCGTTCTCACTCACTCGCATTTACCCGCTCGATAGGCGCTTTGTTTCGTCAGCCTATTGGTAGCCTATTAAACCTGCTGGTGATCGCCATTACGGCTGCTTTTCCGCTGGCCTTGTGGCTGATCGTGAGTAGCGTTGCTGATGTCACGAAAGACTTGTCGGTTGAGCCGCAGTTATCGATTTTTATGTTGCCAAGCGCCGAGGCCGAGCAGGTGGCGGCACTCAAACAGCAGCTCAAGCAGGATACTCGCCTCAAGCAGGTGATTTTTGTGCCGAAAGACGAGGCGTTGAAAAAACTGCAAAGCAGTTTTGGCTCGGCTGATTTGCTGGCGGGAATGACTGAAAACCCATTGCCCGATGCCTTTGTCGTGCATGCCAAAGATGCGCAGCCTGAAGCCCTGGAAGCCTTGCAAAAAGAATGGGCGGCTGTGGCGGGCGTGGAAGAGGTGCAGCTCGATTCTGAATGGGCGCGACGTTTGGCGCGGATTTCAGCTTTAGGGCAAAATTTGTTTGAGGTGGTGGCTGTGATGTTGGGCGCTGCTCTGGTGCTGATTACCGGCAATGCGATTCGGATGCAGATTTTGACCCGGCGGGATGAAATTGAAGTGGCGAAATTAATCGGCGCAACCGATGCCTTTATTCGTCGTCCGTTTATTCATTCGGCGATTTTGCAGGGCTTTTTAGGCGGTTTATTGGCGGTCGCTATGGTGTGGGGCGTGATTAGCCACATTAACCCCGCTATTGAGGCGCTGGCGAAATCCTACGGGCAGCAATTTAGCCTGCAAACGCCCGATGTGCTCAGTACGCTGTTGGTATGCGCGCTGATTGCCGCTCTGTGTTTGCTGGGAGCCTTGATTGCCGTCACGCGCCACTTGCGACAGTTTCGCTAATCCACATTAATTTGGCGCCACGCTTGAGCGTGGCGTTGTTGTATCTGGAGCTTGCTCATGTTGTTAAGTGTGGTGATGACCTTTAAGTGCCCACATCCCGATCATCTTGCCGAAGCAATCGAAAGTATTCTAACGGCGCGGCTTGATTCGTTTTCGGCGCTAGAGCTGATCTTGGTTGACGATGGTAGCGTGGAAGATCAGGCTCCTTTGATTGCACGCCTTGCCGCTCAGGCGCCGACACATTGTGAGCTCAAGCATATTGTACTGCCCGCTAATCAAGGGGTCTCTTGTGCTCGCAATATCGGCATGGCGGCGGCTAGCGGGGATTGGATCGCCATGCATGATGCCGATGACCTGAGTTTGCCAAACCGCTTTGAGGTTTCTGCACGCTACTTAATCACGCATCCTGCGGTGATTGCGGTTTCCGGTGATTTGCAGGTGTTCTGGGATGATGCGGCAGAGGGTGAGGCCGAGTCATTGCGCCTGTTTCCGCTTGAGCATGATGAAATTTGCGTCGATAACCTATTCTATTGCGCCATGGCGCAGCCAGCTTTAATGATTAATCGCGCTTTATGGCTGGCCAGCGGCGTGCAATACACGCCGAAAATGGATATGGCGCAGGATTGGGATTTCCTGATTCGCCTTGCTCAACATGGGCAATTGGCTAATTTGGGCGAACCGCTGGTGCGCTATCGCCAGCATCACAAGCAAAGAACGTCGCGGGTGAATGGCGAAGCGCCTAATCTGCATGTGCAGGGGATTTGGCAGCGACAACTGGCGCAATTGGGGGTGAGTTCAAGCGATGCCATATTGAAAACCCATTCACTGTTGTCGCCGTATTGGTTGTGGGTACTGAATGATTTGACGCAGGCGTGGGAAGTTCTACCGGCACAAGTCGATGAATGGTATGGAGAAATGCTGAGCGGCAATGCTCAAACTGGCTATGTGTGCGCAAAATTACTGCGGCAAAAACTAAGCCGCATCCAGCATAATTGGCGCGCATGGCGTTTGAGTGCTGACCCCGCTACTCAACTACAGCGATTGATATAGTCAATCAGCCGAGGGGTATGAGTCTGTAGAGTATTCGCTATTTTGATTTAAGTGATATACGTCATACGGTATATCCGGCCCTTGCCCGTAAGCTTCATCGAGCTACTGAAAGCGCGGCATCATATGTTTTGCCTATCTATCAGATAGTAATAATTACCGTGCAATATGACGAGCAAATGTGTTTGAATCATTGAACTCGAAACAGGTTTAGCACTCTATAGATAAGAGTGCTAATATTTAGCAAGTCACAGATTTTTGGACAGGAGATCGACATGAGTACTGCACTAACGCTACCTACGCTATCTGTTGGCGACAGTATTGAGCGTTATGTTCAGCGAGTGAACGCGTTTCCGATGCTCTCACCTGAAGAAGAGCATGACTTGGCAACTCGTCATCAAGAACACAATGATTTAGAAGCTGCGCGCCAGCTGGTGCTATCGCACCTGCGCGTAGTGGTATCGATTGCGCGTGGTTACAGTGGGTATGGCCTGCCACAAGCGGATTTGATTCAAGAAGGTAATATCGGCCTGATGAAAGCGGTCAAACGCTTTGAGGCCAGCCGCGGTGTGCGCTTGTATTCCTTTGCGGTGCATTGGATCAAGGCTGAAATCCATGAATACATTCTGCGCAACTGGCGCTTGGTGCGCATTGCTACGACCAAAGCTCAGCGTAAATTGTTTTTCAATCTGCGTTCAATGAAATCGAGCTTTGCAGCACTGACGCATACGCAAGCGAAAGAAATCGCCGACGATCTGGGTGTGAAGCCGGAAGAAGTGCTGGAGATGGAAACGCGCATGACCGGCCAAGACGTTGCCCTCGTTGCCGATGATGGTGATGATGAAGGTTATGCGCCGATTGATTGGTTGGCCGACAGCCATAGTGAGCCAACTGCAGTCATGGATCGTAATCGCATCGATCAATTGCAATCGGCGGGCATTGGCGCAGCACTGGATGCTTTGGATGAGCGTAGCCGCCGGATTATTGAGTCTCGCTGGCTGACCGAAGACGGTGAATCTTCAACCTTGCACGATTTGGCGGCTGAATTCAAAGTCTCGGCCGAGCGCATTCGCCAGATTGAAGCTAAGGCGCTGCAAAAAATGAAACAGGCGCTGTTGCCAGCGATGGTCTAAGTGCCATATTGAGATGTAATTCACAAAAGGGAGGCCTAGGCCTCCCTTTTTGTTTGGGTGAACGAAAAGAGGATTTAAGAAAACTTGTAAATCGTCGATAATGTGCTAAGTGATTGAAAAATATGCACAAATTACATGAAAATAACTTCTCTCTATAGGCGAAATCGCTACATTGCTGACCTGAGTGTTAAGAAATATGCGGAGTTGAATGCCTACGATCAGCCGCACCCTTTAGATGAGGATGGTGCCCTCATGGGCGGTATGACTGAAAGCGGTGTACGCAGCGATGCTTCTGGCTGGAATGGCGTAGAGCGGCGCCAACTGCGGGATCGCCGCCAGCAAGATCGGCGGCAGTATCGTGTTGTCTCTATGCTCGATACCCGTACTGAGGCGGATCGTCGTCGTAGTGGTCGCCGTGAAAGTGATAGGGTGGTTGCTCAGTTTGTCGCCGTCAAAATCTGATCGCTCTTCACTGCCGCCAATGCAAGATCAGCGCGATTGTGGCTGAGCCCAGTAACACCAGCGCTGCGATTTTGCTGCTGCGGTGCAGCTCTCGACGGCGAGCTGGCCCTAGCCATTGCCAAAATAGAATCAGCAGTAGTGCTAGTAGTAGGAATTGTGAAATTTTGCCGTTCATCAGGAAGGTTGACTAAAGTCCGTAAGATAAGGCGATTTAGTTGAGGTTTTTTGAAAGATTACGATGCAAAAGTATTTGAATCTAAAGTAATACTTTAACTTTGTGCGCTTTGTGATTGATTTATAACAGGCTTGAAATTCATGTTTTTACGCCACTAAATCATTGTATCAAAACGGGAAATTGCCCGACACAACTTGTGTCGGGTTTTTTTTTCCTCTATAGTGGGGCGCAGTGGGAGAAAGTGGGTAAAAGTGCATTTTTTGGGATGAAAAAATGCAAAATTGGGTAGCCAAGGCCGTGTGGGCAATTCCCTATTTCAAGCTGGTAAAGGTGGTATTCGGATCATGTTTAGTGGTGTTTCTTCCTTAAATCTGGATAGCAAAGGGCGATTGGCGATTCCTGCCAAGCATCGCGATACTTTGCTCGCCCAGGCACAAGGAAAACTCATCATTACTGCCGATCCTGCTGGCTGCTTGCTGGTTTATCCCGAGCCTGCTTGGTTGCCGATTCGCGACCAACTGAATCAGTTGACTGGCGCGAAGGCGAATATCCGTCGTTTTATCGTCGGTCAGGCCGAGGAAGTCGACATGGACGCTTCGGGGCGGGTACTCATTCCTCCGCGCCTGCGCCAAGTGGCCAAGCTGGATAAAGAAGTCGCCCTGGTGGGGATGGGCAATAAGTTCGAGCTGTGGGATGACGCGAAATGGATCGCGACCACTGAGGCCATTATGGCGATGGATGCGCAAGAACTTGAAAATAATATGGAAGGAATTTTGTTGTGAGCGATACACAAAGCTTCGTGCATCGCACGGTATTGCTCGATGAAGCAGTCGATGGTTTGGCGATCAAGCCGGATGGCATTTATGTCGATTGCACTTTCGGCCGCGGTGGTCACTCGCGCCTGATTTTATCCAAACTCGGCCCAAATGGCCGTTTGATTTCCTTTGATAAAGACCCTTATGCCATTGCTGAGGCCGCGACGATCACCGATCCGCGTTTCACGATTGTGCACGAAGGCTTTGTCACGCTGGCCGATTCGTTGGCCAAACTCGGTGTTACGCAAATTGATGGCTTGCTGATGGACTTGGGCGTGTCCTCGCCACAGCTTGATGATGGTTCTCGGGGGTTTAGCTTCCGGTTTGATGCTCCGCTTGATATGCGCATGGATACCACGCGGGGTATTACTGCTGCCGAATGGTTGAATTCGGCTGATGAAAAAGAAATTGCAGAGGTGGTAAAAGATTATGGCGAAGAACGGTTTGCTCGGCAGGTTGCAGCAGCGATTGTTACGCGTAGGGCAGTCGAACCTTTTGCTACAACAGGCGAACTTGCCGCGGTCGTGGCAACGGCAGTCCGCACCCGTGAGCCGGGCCAGGACCCGGCGACGCGTACCTTCCAAGCTGTACGGATTTACATCAATCGCGAGCTTGAGGAGTTATCGCTAACGCTGCCACAGGCGCTGTCCTTGCTCAAACAAGGCGGGCGTTTGTCGGTGATTGCGTTTCATTCCTTGGAAGACCGTATCGTAAAACGCTTTATGCAAGATAAAGCGACAGGTGATCGATTGCCTTCCCGCCTGCCTGTAATGGCCAGCGAGATTGCGGCCGCACCGTTGAAAATTGTGGGTAAACCGATTCGTGCGAGTGAGGTGGAAGTTAAAGCCAACCCACGCGCACGCAGCGCGATTCTGCGTTTGGCTGAGCGTACCGAGGGCCCGCTGTGACTCGGTTAAATCTATTTTTGTTGCTGATTGTGATTGTGTGCGCGATGGGGGTGATTACTAGCCAGCACAAGGCGCGCAAATTATTTATCGAGCTGCAAAAAGAAGACGCCCTGACTCGTAAATTAGACGTCGAGTGGGGGCAGCTACAGCTTGAGCAAAGTACTTGGGCCATGCACTCCCGCGTTGAAGATGAAGCTGCGCACAAACTGGGGATGCAAGTCGCTCCGGCGAATCGAACCCAAGTGATTTTGGCGCACGGTGAGCGCGTCAAAAAGCCAGTTGTGACTGATCTGCCATGATCCGCCAAGCGAGAACAGTCGCGGGTCGGCGACAAGATAAATATGCAGTCAAGCCCAAGCTAGAGCGCTGGCGGGTTTGGGTGGTGCTGTCCTGCTTGTTGGGGCTGTTTGCGCTGCTCTTGGGTCGTGGCCTGTACTTGCAAACTTGGAATGAAGGCTTTTTGCAAGATCAAGGTGACGCGCGTTATCGCCGCACGCTCAAGCTCGATTCCAATCGCGGCATGATTACCGATCGTAATGGCGAGCCTTTAGCGATTTCTACCCCCGTACAATCGATTTGGCTTAGCCCCCGTAGTATGCGGGTGTTGCCTGCAGGCGAGCAGCGCTCTAAAGACTGGAAGCAAGGCGATGATGATGAGCTAGTTCCCGTGTCACGCGAGGAGGTCAAGTCGCTCGCAACGATGTTGGGTATCAGTAATGACGAATTACTCGCCAAATTAAATGAAACCCGTAAGAACAAAAATGGCGAGGATGTTAAATCCGACTTCCTGTGGGTTAAACGCCATATTTCACCCGCTGATGCCAAGCGGGTATTGGCTTTAAATGTACCCGGCGTTTACTCGCAAACCGAATACCGTCGTTATTACCCTGCTGGCGAAGTGATGGCGCACGTCGTGGGCTTTACCAATGTCGATGGTAAAGGTCAGGAAGGTTTTGAAATGACCAAAGAAGCGATGCTGTCGGGAAAACCCGGCTCGCGCACGGTTATCCGCGATCGTCGTGGCTACATCGTGGAAGATGTCTCGACCATTATTCCGCCGCAAGAAGGGCAGACATTGCAGCTTTCGATTGACCGTCGGATTCAATATCTGGCGTATCGCGAGCTTAAAAATGCGGTTGATAACAGTAAGGCGGTGGGCGGCGCAATTGTGGTGCTGGATGCACGCACAGGTGAAGTGTTGGCGATGGCCAATGCGCCGTCGTACAACCCCAATAGCCGCGCCAAGATCGATCCGGCTCACAAACGCAACCGTGCTTTGACCGATCTGTATGAGCCAGGCTCAACGATGAAGGCGATTACGGTGGCGATGGCATTAAATGCCGGCAAAGTCACGCCAACCACCGTGATTCAAACGGGCAACGGCACGATGAGTATTGGCCCTGCGACGATTAAAGATGATCACGCCGTGGGTGCCGCAACGGTTGAGCACATCATTCAAAAATCATCCAATGTCGGCGCGGCCAAAATGGCGCTGATGATGGATAGAGAAGACATGTCGAATTTCTTTCACGACGTGGGCTTTGGCGAACGGTTGAATACAGGCTTTCCGGGTGAGTCACCTGGTCGGGTTCGGCCATGGAAAACCTGGCGCCCCATCGAGCAAGCCACCATGGCCTACGGTTATGGTGTTTCCGTTTCTGTGATGCAAATGGCGCGGGCGTATCAGATTTTTGCCGGTAATGGCGAAGTCCACCCTGTGACCTTTACTAAGTTGGTCGCGCCAGCGCCGGGTAAACAAGTCGTTTCAGCGGAAACCGCCGCACAAGTGCGAAAAATGCTGGAGATGGTGACCCAGCCTGGTGGTACGGCGACGCGGGCGCAGGTGGTGGGTTATCGCGTGGGCGGTAAAACGGGCACGGCGAAAAAACTGGTGAACGGTGTGTATTCCGATACCGCACGCGTTGGCTCATTTGTTGGATTGGCGCCGATTTCCAATCCTCGCTTGATTGTGGCGGTGATGATTGATGAGCCGTCTTTTGATTTGCGTTATGGCGGCCTAGTGGCCGCACCAGTGTTTAGTAATGTAGTTGCGGGGACGTTGCGTTTATTGGGTGTGCCGCCTGATGCGCCAACGACCAATATCCTATTGCCTGGCAATGAGCCAGAAGTGAAGGAAGAAACATGAAGCCAGCCAGCTGGGTTTTACCTGCTATTGATTGGAATGCCATTCAAGCTTTAGTCGCCGGCCGCAATGTGGTTGTCGATAGTCGCAAAGTGCAGCCGGGTGATGTGTTTATTGCGTATCAGGGCGAGTATGTCGACGGTCGCGAGTATATCGCTGACGCCGTTGCCAAGGGCGCTGCGGCCGTCATTTGGGAAGCGGAAGACTTTAGTTGGGATGCAACGCTTACACTGCCGAATTTGGCGGTGCCTGCCTTGCGTAATCAAGTGGGTATATTGCTGGCGCGATTGTTGAATAATGATGTCAACCCAATACCCGTGGTTGGTATCACGGGCACGAATGGTAAAACTTCCATCGCCAATTGGCTCGCACAAGCGTTTAATGCGCTGGGTGGCAAAGCGGGTGTTTTGGGTACTTTGGGTAATGGTTTTGTCGGGCAACTGCAAAGCTCAACGCATACCACGCTGGACCCGGTGTCTTTGCAGCAGTGGCTGGCCAAATTCCGCCTAGAAGGTGCAACGCAAATTGCAATGGAAGTCTCGTCGCATGGCTTGGTGCAGGCGCGTGCGCACGGCGTTCAGTTTCACACAGCGGTATTTACCAATCTAACGCGCGATCACCTCGACTATCACGGCAGCATGCAGGCTTATGGTGCAGCAAAAGCCAAATTGTTTGAGTGGGAAGGTTTGCAAGCTGCGGTGATTAACGCAGACGATCCATTTGGCCGTGAACTTTTAGGGTTCACTACCGCCAAAACGATCTTTTCATATGGTTTCGTCAATGGTGATTTGCGTTGTACTCAGCTTGAATCATCGCTCAAGGGTTTGGCACTCACGGTAGAAACACCTTTCGGTACGACTCAAATCCAATCGGCTTTGCTGGGGCGCTTTAATGCGAGCAACTTGCTGGCGTGTTTGGGCGTGTTGCTGGCTCAAGGCGTTTCATTGGCCGATGCCAGTGCTGCGCTGGCGCAAATTCGTCCTGCAGCGGGTCGGATGCAGTGTTTGGGTGGTGATGACAAACCTTTAGTCGTGGTCGATTACGCCCATACGCCGGATGCGTTGGAAAAAGTCTTGATGACTTTGCGTGAAGCAATGCCACAAGGCGCGCGTTTGTATTGTGTCTTTGGTTGCGGTGGCGATCGTGACGCAGGTAAGCGCCCCTTGATGGGCGAAATTGCGTGTCGATTGGCCGATTCGGTGGTGATTACCAGCGATAACCCACGTAGCGAGAAACCCAAAGCGATTATCCAGGACATCGTCGCTGGCGTGTCAGGCGTACCCGGTACGGGCAACGCCAACTATTCGATTGAGTCTGATCGTGCCGCGGCAATTAGTGATGCGATTGAAATGGCCCATTTCAGCGATGTGATTTTGATCGCGGGGAAAGGGCACGAGGATTACCAAGAAATAAACGGCGAGCGATATCACTTTGATGATGTTGAGCACGCAAGCAAAGCGCTGGCCAGAAAGTCACAAGGAAATAGAAGTAAATGATGTTGAATTTGCGGGAAACCGTACAGGCGCTCAACGCCCAGCTCATCGGTGATGGTGAGCTGACGTTTGATCGCGTCACCACCGACAGTCGTGATATTCGCGCTGGGGATTTGTTTGTCGCTTTAAAAGGCGATCGTTTTGACGCGCATGATTTTGTTGCAGCGGCCCTCGCGCAGGGCGCAGTGGCTGCGTTAGTGCAAGAGGGTAGTGCTGTTGCGCAAGGTGCAATCGGCAATCTGATTGTCGTGGCGGATACCTTGGCAGCGCTGGGCGAATTGGCCAAATATTGGCGCGCAAAGCACGCCGCGATTCCGCTTGTTGGTGTAACCGGCAGCAATGGCAAAACCAGCGTGAAAGAAATGCTGGCGTCGATTTTTGCTGTGGCCGCTGGCGGTGAGCCGACAGATTCAAGTGAAAGTTTGGTCCACGCCACCAAAGGCAATCTGAATAACCATATCGGCTTGCCACTGACCGTGCTGGGCATGAATGCCTCGCACCGCTATGTCGTGGCGGAAATGGGGATGAACCATTTTGGCGAAATCGATTATCTGACGCATATTGCCCAGCCTGATGTGGCTTTGGTGAATAACGCCGGAGCAGCGCATCTGGAAGCCTTGGGCTCAGTGGCTGGCGTTGCGCGTGCGAAGGGTGAGATTTTTGCGGGTTTAGTCGCCAACGGTACGGCGATTATCAATGCCGATGATGAATTTGCGCCACTTTGGCGTGAATTGGCCGCAAAAAATCAGATTGCTACGTTTGGCTTAAACGGTGAAGTGAGCGCGAAAAATATCGAGTTATTACCTACGGGCAGCGCTTTCACACTGGTGTGCCCGCAAGGTGAAGCGGCGATTAGCTTGGCCGTACCGGGTGAGCATAATGTGCGCAACGCTTTGGCGGCAGCCGCTGCTGCGATGGCGGCGGGTGTTTCCTTGGCGCAAGTGGCTCAAGGTCTGAGCCAATGGGCAGGTGTGAAAGGGCGTTTGCAGGCCAAAACCGCGTTTAATGGCGCAGCGATTTTGGATGATACCTACAACGCCAATCCTGATTCGATGAAGGCAGCGATTGATGTGCTCGCAGCGATTGCCCAAGGTGGTAAGCCGACTGTGCTGGTGCTGGGCGATATGGGCGAAGTCGGTGCTGATGCGAATGAGCGCCATGCTGAGATTGGCGGGTATGCGCGTGAAAAGCAGATTCAGCATTTCGTTGCGGTAGGTACTCATATGCAGTATGCCGTGGATGCTTTCAATCGTGACCATGCTGGTGCGCAACTTTGTGCCGACCATGCCGCTGCGATCAGCGCAGTGCGTGCGCTGCTAACGCCAGAGACGCAAGTGCTGGTGAAAGGCTCACGCTTTATGCGCATGGAAACGGTGGTTGCCGGCTTAGAAAACAAAACTGAACAAGGAGCACAGCCATGCTGCTGATGTTGATGCAATGGTTGGGCGAGTCGGTTCGCGCCTTCAACGTCTTTAATTACCTGACTTTACGCGCCGTACTGGCGACGATGACGGCGCTGACGATGTCGTGGGTGCTGGGGCCCTGGGTGATCCGCAAGTTGACCGAGTTGAAAGTCGGCCAAGCCGTGCGCAATGATGGCCCGCAAACGCATTTGATCAAAGCCGGTACACCAACGATGGGCGGCACGATGATTTTGCTGTCGATTGGCTTGACGACCTTGCTGTGGGGCGATTTAAGCAATAAATACGTTTGGCTGGTGCTGATCGTGACGATGGCGACGGGCGTGATTGGTTTTGTCGATGACTACAAAAAAGTCGCGTTGAAAAACCCGAAAGGCTTATCGGCTAAAGCCAAAATGATCGGCCAATCGGCGATTGCGATTGGCGCAGGTGTATTTCTGGTGAATGTCGGCCCTGATGCGGCTAACACCGGCTTTATTATCCCGTTTTACAAAGAAATCCTGTACCCGTTTGGCGCGATTGGTTTTTGTGTGCTGACCTATTTCGTCATTGTCGGCACCAGTAATGCTGTGAATTTAACCGATGGGTTGGATGGCTTGGCGATTATGCCCGTAGTGCTGGTGGCTGGCGCATTCTGTATTTTTGCCTACGTGGCGGGGAATGCGAAATTCTCGACGTATCTGGGCGTGCCGCATGTGGCGGGCGCGGGTGAGTTGATTGTGTTCTGTGCCTCCATGGTGGGCGCAGGCTTGGGCTTTTTGTGGTTTAACGCTTACCCCGCCGAAGTATTTATGGGCGATGTGGGGGCATTGGCGCTTGGCGCTGGTCTGGGCGCGGTCGCGGTGATTGTACGTCAGGAAATCGTGTTGCTGATTATGGGCGGCGTGTTTGTGGTGGAGGCGCTGTCGGTGATGATTCAAGTCGCGAGTTTCAAGATGACAGGCAAGCGCGTGTTTAGGATGGCGCCGCTGCATCACCATTACGAGCTCAAAGGCTGGAAAGAAACGCAAGTGGTCGTGCGCTTCTGGATTATCACCATGCTCTTGGTGCTGGCTGGTTTGGCCACATTGAAATTACGCTGAGTCGGGGCGGACGTGAATTGGAGCAGGTTGTGGAATTGAAAGCGAAACATTGCATTGTGGTGGGTTTGGGCGATACCGGCTTGGCGACTGCACGCTGGCTGGCTGGCAAGGGCGCGCGCGTTACCGTGGCCGATAGCCGCTTGACGCCGCCAAATCTGGACAACTTGAAAGCGGATCTCCCC includes:
- the ftsL gene encoding cell division protein FtsL — encoded protein: MTRLNLFLLLIVIVCAMGVITSQHKARKLFIELQKEDALTRKLDVEWGQLQLEQSTWAMHSRVEDEAAHKLGMQVAPANRTQVILAHGERVKKPVVTDLP
- a CDS encoding UDP-N-acetylmuramoyl-L-alanyl-D-glutamate--2,6-diaminopimelate ligase — encoded protein: MKPASWVLPAIDWNAIQALVAGRNVVVDSRKVQPGDVFIAYQGEYVDGREYIADAVAKGAAAVIWEAEDFSWDATLTLPNLAVPALRNQVGILLARLLNNDVNPIPVVGITGTNGKTSIANWLAQAFNALGGKAGVLGTLGNGFVGQLQSSTHTTLDPVSLQQWLAKFRLEGATQIAMEVSSHGLVQARAHGVQFHTAVFTNLTRDHLDYHGSMQAYGAAKAKLFEWEGLQAAVINADDPFGRELLGFTTAKTIFSYGFVNGDLRCTQLESSLKGLALTVETPFGTTQIQSALLGRFNASNLLACLGVLLAQGVSLADASAALAQIRPAAGRMQCLGGDDKPLVVVDYAHTPDALEKVLMTLREAMPQGARLYCVFGCGGDRDAGKRPLMGEIACRLADSVVITSDNPRSEKPKAIIQDIVAGVSGVPGTGNANYSIESDRAAAISDAIEMAHFSDVILIAGKGHEDYQEINGERYHFDDVEHASKALARKSQGNRSK
- the rsmH gene encoding 16S rRNA (cytosine(1402)-N(4))-methyltransferase RsmH, which gives rise to MSDTQSFVHRTVLLDEAVDGLAIKPDGIYVDCTFGRGGHSRLILSKLGPNGRLISFDKDPYAIAEAATITDPRFTIVHEGFVTLADSLAKLGVTQIDGLLMDLGVSSPQLDDGSRGFSFRFDAPLDMRMDTTRGITAAEWLNSADEKEIAEVVKDYGEERFARQVAAAIVTRRAVEPFATTGELAAVVATAVRTREPGQDPATRTFQAVRIYINRELEELSLTLPQALSLLKQGGRLSVIAFHSLEDRIVKRFMQDKATGDRLPSRLPVMASEIAAAPLKIVGKPIRASEVEVKANPRARSAILRLAERTEGPL
- a CDS encoding UDP-N-acetylmuramoyl-tripeptide--D-alanyl-D-alanine ligase, with the protein product MMLNLRETVQALNAQLIGDGELTFDRVTTDSRDIRAGDLFVALKGDRFDAHDFVAAALAQGAVAALVQEGSAVAQGAIGNLIVVADTLAALGELAKYWRAKHAAIPLVGVTGSNGKTSVKEMLASIFAVAAGGEPTDSSESLVHATKGNLNNHIGLPLTVLGMNASHRYVVAEMGMNHFGEIDYLTHIAQPDVALVNNAGAAHLEALGSVAGVARAKGEIFAGLVANGTAIINADDEFAPLWRELAAKNQIATFGLNGEVSAKNIELLPTGSAFTLVCPQGEAAISLAVPGEHNVRNALAAAAAAMAAGVSLAQVAQGLSQWAGVKGRLQAKTAFNGAAILDDTYNANPDSMKAAIDVLAAIAQGGKPTVLVLGDMGEVGADANERHAEIGGYAREKQIQHFVAVGTHMQYAVDAFNRDHAGAQLCADHAAAISAVRALLTPETQVLVKGSRFMRMETVVAGLENKTEQGAQPCC
- a CDS encoding peptidoglycan D,D-transpeptidase FtsI family protein encodes the protein MIRQARTVAGRRQDKYAVKPKLERWRVWVVLSCLLGLFALLLGRGLYLQTWNEGFLQDQGDARYRRTLKLDSNRGMITDRNGEPLAISTPVQSIWLSPRSMRVLPAGEQRSKDWKQGDDDELVPVSREEVKSLATMLGISNDELLAKLNETRKNKNGEDVKSDFLWVKRHISPADAKRVLALNVPGVYSQTEYRRYYPAGEVMAHVVGFTNVDGKGQEGFEMTKEAMLSGKPGSRTVIRDRRGYIVEDVSTIIPPQEGQTLQLSIDRRIQYLAYRELKNAVDNSKAVGGAIVVLDARTGEVLAMANAPSYNPNSRAKIDPAHKRNRALTDLYEPGSTMKAITVAMALNAGKVTPTTVIQTGNGTMSIGPATIKDDHAVGAATVEHIIQKSSNVGAAKMALMMDREDMSNFFHDVGFGERLNTGFPGESPGRVRPWKTWRPIEQATMAYGYGVSVSVMQMARAYQIFAGNGEVHPVTFTKLVAPAPGKQVVSAETAAQVRKMLEMVTQPGGTATRAQVVGYRVGGKTGTAKKLVNGVYSDTARVGSFVGLAPISNPRLIVAVMIDEPSFDLRYGGLVAAPVFSNVVAGTLRLLGVPPDAPTTNILLPGNEPEVKEET